A portion of the Equus quagga isolate Etosha38 chromosome 17, UCLA_HA_Equagga_1.0, whole genome shotgun sequence genome contains these proteins:
- the UBE2L6 gene encoding ubiquitin/ISG15-conjugating enzyme E2 L6 isoform X3, whose translation MTASKRVAKELEDLQKQLPRYLRDLFSDDADVLVWHALLLPEKPPYNLKAFKLRINFPEEYPFRPPTVKFTTKIYHPNVDSDGQVCLPIISNENWKPCTKTCQVLEALNVLVNTPDLGQPLRVSLADLLMQDPELFHREAEEFTLQFGEARPS comes from the exons ATGACGGCGAGCAAGCGGGTGGCGAAG gagctggaggaTCTTCAGAAGCAGCTTCCCAGGTACCTGCGGGACCTGTTCAGCGATGATGCCGACGTCCTGGTGTGGCatgccctcctcctgcct GAGAAACCGCCATACAACCTCAAGGCCTTTAAGCTGCGCATCAACTTCCCCGAGGAGTATCCGTTCAGGCCCCCCACGGTGAAATTCACAACCAAGATCTACCACCCCAACGTGGACAGTGACGGACAGGTGTGCCTGCCCATCATCAGCAATGAGAACTGGAAGCCTTGCACCAAGACCTGCCAAG TCCTGGAGGCCCTCAACGTGCTGGTGAACACACCAGACCTGGGGCAGCCCCTTCGGGTGAGCCTCGCTGACCTGCTGATGCAGGACCCGGAGCTGTTCCACAGGGAGGCCGAAGAGTTCACCCTGCAGTTTGGAGAGGCCCGACCCTCCTAA
- the UBE2L6 gene encoding ubiquitin/ISG15-conjugating enzyme E2 L6 isoform X2, which translates to MRGERHWAEGARSSSLELEDLQKQLPRYLRDLFSDDADVLVWHALLLPEKPPYNLKAFKLRINFPEEYPFRPPTVKFTTKIYHPNVDSDGQVCLPIISNENWKPCTKTCQVLEALNVLVNTPDLGQPLRVSLADLLMQDPELFHREAEEFTLQFGEARPS; encoded by the exons ATGAGAGGTGAGAGACACTGGGCAGAAGGTGCAAGAAGCAGTTCGTTG gagctggaggaTCTTCAGAAGCAGCTTCCCAGGTACCTGCGGGACCTGTTCAGCGATGATGCCGACGTCCTGGTGTGGCatgccctcctcctgcct GAGAAACCGCCATACAACCTCAAGGCCTTTAAGCTGCGCATCAACTTCCCCGAGGAGTATCCGTTCAGGCCCCCCACGGTGAAATTCACAACCAAGATCTACCACCCCAACGTGGACAGTGACGGACAGGTGTGCCTGCCCATCATCAGCAATGAGAACTGGAAGCCTTGCACCAAGACCTGCCAAG TCCTGGAGGCCCTCAACGTGCTGGTGAACACACCAGACCTGGGGCAGCCCCTTCGGGTGAGCCTCGCTGACCTGCTGATGCAGGACCCGGAGCTGTTCCACAGGGAGGCCGAAGAGTTCACCCTGCAGTTTGGAGAGGCCCGACCCTCCTAA